CGTCCTGCCCGGCTGAAGAACTGCGGCGCCAATCAGACCGTCAATCAGGAATCCTTTCTGCTGTCGGCCTGCCGCTGGTTCGGCAGTGGCTCGGTGGAAGGGGTCCACACCCAGACCAACGATGCCCTCAGTGCCCTGGCGGTTCAGGCCTGGCAACAAGCCCAGGGTGCAGACGGAGGGGCGCCAGGCCCCGTGCAGCTCAACCTGCCCTTTGATGAACCGCTGCATTCGTCGTTGGAGCAGCAGCAACAGGTTGTCTCTGGTGCATGTCCACCCAAGGCTTGCGCTGAGCCCTCGTTGGAGCTTTCCCCTCCACCCCGTCTCAATCCCGAGCTCCCGGGGGTGGTGATCGCGGGCCCTTGGCGTGGACTCACGCCTGGCTTAGCGGCCTACCAACAAGCGGTGCATCGCTGGTTGAGTTTCAGCGGCTGGGCTGTGCTGGCGGATCCTCTCGCTGCCCTGGGCGCTGAATGCCCCAATCGCATCGAGCACTGGGAGCTGCAGCTGGATGGGATGAACCTCCCTAAGGACGTTCAGGTGTTGCGTTTGGGTCCGCTGCCCGCCAGCCGCCGGCTGGAGACCTGGCTCCAGCGTCATCGGGGCCCTCAGCTATTGATCACGGAAGGGGATCCAAGGCCGCTTGATCCGCTGCGGTGCGCCAGCCAGTGGTCGGGAGGCATGGCCGCCTGGATGGCCCAACAGTCTTTATCGGATGCCACACCCAAGCCATCGGTGGGGAGAAACGATCTGACGCAGTGGATCGAGAAGCAACTGCCGCTGAAGGGTGCGGTGAACGAGCCCGCCCTGGCCTACTGGCTTCCCCAGCTGTTGCCGGAGCGGTTGCCGGTGATGTTGGCGGCCAGCTCACCGGTGCGTGACTGGTTGACCTGGAGCGGACCAGCCAGCAGCAACCATCGTTGCTTCAGTTTTCGAGGCGCTTCCGGTATCGACGGCACCTTGTCTCTCGCCATGGGGTTGGCGGCGAATCTGGGGCCTCTGGCTTTGGTGACCGGTGATCTTGCGCTGCTGCACGACAGCAACGGCTGGTTGCATGCTTCCTCTTCAGCACCACCACCGCTGCTAGTGCTGCTGATTGACAACAGCGGCGGTGGCATTTTTCAGCAGTTGCCCATCGAGACGCCTGGCTTCGAGCGCCTGTTTGCCATGCCCCAGCAGGTGGATCCCCTGGCCCTGGCAGCGGCCCATGGCGTTCCCGGACGGCAGGTGGCCTGTTTGGATGATCTTGAGCAGGCCTTGGCTTGGGGCTTGTCGCAGCAGCGTCCAGTGTTGCTGCGGTTGTGCACTGACCGTGGCCGTGATGCCGCCTTGCGTCAGCAGCTGCGCGCCGCTGCTCAGAATGAAGGCAGCGTGCACTGAACTCCATGAGTGACTTGCGGCAGGTGCTCCCTGGCGCGCCAACGGCGCAATGGACGGCTTGGGGCACCTACCAGGACATCCTGGTGGACCGTTGCGAAGACGGCGTAGCTCGCGTGGCCATCAATCGCCCCGCCAAGCGGAATGCCTTCCGCCCTAAGACGGTGATGGAGCTCTGTGATGCCTTCACGCGCATCCGGGATGACCGCGACATCGGCGTGGTGCTCTTTACCGGCGTGGGGCCGGCCCAAGATGGCGGGTATGCCTTCTGCTCTGGCGGAGATCAGAGTGTTCGCGGCGATGGTGGGTATGTCGGCGAGGACGGCCTGCCGCGGTTGAACGTGCTGGATCTGCAGCGCATCATCCGAAGCCTGCCCAAGGTGGTGATCGCACTGGTGGCCGGCTACGCCATGGGCGGTGGCCAGGTGCTGCATCTGCTTTGCGATCTCAGCTTGGCTGCTGACAATGCCGTGTTTGGACAGACCGGCCCCAAGGTCGGAAGTTTTGACGGCGGGTTCGGTGCGGGCTATCTGGCGCGGGTTGTTGGTCAGCGCAAGGCCCGCGAAATCTGGTTTCTTTGCCGCCGCTATGGCGCTCAGCAAGCCCTTGAGATGGGTCTCGTCAATGCCGTGGTGCCGTTGGAGCAGTTGGAGGCTGAGGGGGTGCGCTGGGCACGGGAGGTGCTCCAGCACAGCCCCACGGCCATCCGTTGCCTCAAAGCCGCTTTCAATGCCGAAACAGACGGTCTCGCAGGGTTGCAGGAGCTGGCCGGCAATGCCACCCATCTCTTTTACCGAACTGAAGAAGCCGTGGAAGGCCGCAATGCCTTCCTTGAGAAGAGGCCACCGGATTTTTCCGAGACAGGCTGGTTACCCTGACGACCATGCTGACTCTCCCTCCGCCTGAACCGCTGGCCCTGCTGCAGGCGGCGGCTGCGGATTCCGTTTCGGCTGGCCTGGCATCACTGCCGCAGGATCTGCGCGGGCAGAAAGGTCGCCATGTCGTGATGCTGCGTAGCAGCCGTCGAGTGTTCTTGCTGGATAACGGCAACCTGCGCAACGCCTTTCCTGTGGCCGTGGGCATGCCTGGCTGGGAGACCCCCACCGGCCGTTTTGAAGTGCTGCAGAAGATTCCCAACCCGGTGTGGGTGCATCCGGTAAGTGGAGAGCGGGTTGAGGAG
The Synechococcus sp. PROS-U-1 DNA segment above includes these coding regions:
- the menB gene encoding 1,4-dihydroxy-2-naphthoyl-CoA synthase; translation: MSDLRQVLPGAPTAQWTAWGTYQDILVDRCEDGVARVAINRPAKRNAFRPKTVMELCDAFTRIRDDRDIGVVLFTGVGPAQDGGYAFCSGGDQSVRGDGGYVGEDGLPRLNVLDLQRIIRSLPKVVIALVAGYAMGGGQVLHLLCDLSLAADNAVFGQTGPKVGSFDGGFGAGYLARVVGQRKAREIWFLCRRYGAQQALEMGLVNAVVPLEQLEAEGVRWAREVLQHSPTAIRCLKAAFNAETDGLAGLQELAGNATHLFYRTEEAVEGRNAFLEKRPPDFSETGWLP
- a CDS encoding L,D-transpeptidase yields the protein MLTLPPPEPLALLQAAAADSVSAGLASLPQDLRGQKGRHVVMLRSSRRVFLLDNGNLRNAFPVAVGMPGWETPTGRFEVLQKIPNPVWVHPVSGERVEEQGPDNPLGSHWIAFHRDCLGRDAHDGEAWITIKGCTTTGFHGTPHRWTVGRAVSHGCVRLYNEDVSALYRQVSLGTQVTVLP
- the menD gene encoding 2-succinyl-5-enolpyruvyl-6-hydroxy-3-cyclohexene-1-carboxylic-acid synthase, which encodes MQAALTLLEALYLHGLKQLVLCPGSRSGPLALAAGLLASQAKLQLFTAIDERSAAFLALGMATASGRAVAVVTTSGTAVANLLPAAVEADRSCQPLLLLTADRPARLKNCGANQTVNQESFLLSACRWFGSGSVEGVHTQTNDALSALAVQAWQQAQGADGGAPGPVQLNLPFDEPLHSSLEQQQQVVSGACPPKACAEPSLELSPPPRLNPELPGVVIAGPWRGLTPGLAAYQQAVHRWLSFSGWAVLADPLAALGAECPNRIEHWELQLDGMNLPKDVQVLRLGPLPASRRLETWLQRHRGPQLLITEGDPRPLDPLRCASQWSGGMAAWMAQQSLSDATPKPSVGRNDLTQWIEKQLPLKGAVNEPALAYWLPQLLPERLPVMLAASSPVRDWLTWSGPASSNHRCFSFRGASGIDGTLSLAMGLAANLGPLALVTGDLALLHDSNGWLHASSSAPPPLLVLLIDNSGGGIFQQLPIETPGFERLFAMPQQVDPLALAAAHGVPGRQVACLDDLEQALAWGLSQQRPVLLRLCTDRGRDAALRQQLRAAAQNEGSVH